In Deinococcus puniceus, one genomic interval encodes:
- a CDS encoding Mov34/MPN/PAD-1 family protein — protein MTAPDSTLPTALHLPRVLENALWAHARRDAPAECVGAIGGHERPDGLYAHALYPLPNIAPDPVRHYLADPGHLLRALRAMQAEGLSLVALYHSHPNGPATPSRTDTQLAAYSVPYLIADLRGGSLLAYLLPDGRAVEIVLGTT, from the coding sequence TTGACCGCTCCAGATTCGACGCTGCCCACCGCCCTGCACCTGCCCCGCGTGCTGGAAAATGCGCTGTGGGCACACGCCCGGCGCGACGCTCCCGCCGAATGCGTGGGCGCGATAGGCGGCCATGAGCGCCCAGACGGCTTGTACGCGCACGCGCTGTACCCGCTGCCGAACATTGCCCCTGACCCGGTGCGGCACTATCTGGCCGATCCGGGCCACCTGTTGCGGGCGCTGAGGGCCATGCAGGCCGAGGGCCTGAGCCTTGTCGCGCTGTACCACAGCCACCCCAACGGCCCCGCCACTCCCAGCCGCACCGATACGCAGTTGGCGGCCTACTCGGTGCCCTATCTGATCGCCGATCTGCGCGGCGGCTCGCTGCTGGCCTACCTGCTCCCAGATGGCCGGGCCGTGGAGATCGTGCTGGGCACGACTTAA
- a CDS encoding nucleoside hydrolase, which yields MTSSPLPKPIILDGDPGLDDAIAWMFALASPAEVQVLGVCSVHGNVPLHRTSHNAGVILALAGEAGRTVPHYAGADRPLVREAMTAAAVHGDSGLPAADLPAPLREPEALHAALFMIEAIRAQPGEITLIATGPLTNVALAFRLAPDLPALVREVVWMGGSTAHGNRTPAAEFNALADPHAAHVVLTSGAQVRMVGLNLTMQCIATPDRLEALHALGNRAGAVCSELLTFYAGHYRARYGINGGALHDPVAVGAVICPELFTFRPMRVQVETQEGLNFGRTVCDLYGQPEPTDRVQVGMELNESAFFALLLERVGRLP from the coding sequence ATGACCAGCAGCCCCCTTCCCAAACCCATTATTCTGGACGGCGACCCCGGCCTAGACGACGCGATTGCATGGATGTTTGCCCTCGCCAGCCCCGCCGAAGTGCAAGTGTTGGGCGTGTGCAGCGTGCATGGCAACGTGCCGCTCCACCGCACCAGCCACAACGCGGGCGTCATTCTGGCTTTGGCGGGCGAGGCAGGGCGCACTGTGCCGCACTACGCCGGAGCAGACCGCCCGTTGGTGCGTGAGGCGATGACGGCGGCGGCAGTTCACGGCGATTCTGGCCTGCCTGCCGCCGATTTGCCCGCACCGCTGCGAGAGCCGGAAGCCCTGCACGCCGCCCTGTTCATGATTGAGGCCATTCGCGCCCAACCCGGCGAAATCACGCTGATCGCCACTGGCCCGCTGACCAACGTGGCACTGGCGTTCCGGCTGGCCCCCGATCTGCCCGCCCTCGTGCGGGAGGTGGTCTGGATGGGCGGCAGCACCGCGCACGGCAACCGCACGCCCGCCGCCGAATTCAATGCGCTGGCCGACCCACACGCCGCGCACGTGGTTTTGACTTCCGGGGCACAGGTGCGGATGGTGGGCCTGAATCTGACGATGCAGTGCATTGCCACGCCAGACCGTCTGGAAGCCCTACACGCGCTAGGCAACCGCGCCGGGGCCGTGTGCAGCGAACTCCTGACCTTTTACGCCGGGCATTACCGCGCCCGCTACGGCATCAATGGGGGGGCGCTGCATGACCCAGTCGCGGTGGGGGCCGTCATCTGTCCCGAGTTGTTCACCTTCCGGCCCATGCGCGTGCAGGTGGAGACCCAAGAGGGCCTGAATTTTGGGCGAACGGTGTGCGACTTGTACGGCCAACCGGAACCCACAGACCGCGTGCAGGTAGGGATGGAGCTAAACGAATCGGCCTTTTTCGCGCTGCTGCTGGAGCGGGTGGGGCGGCTGCCTTAA